From a region of the Rhinopithecus roxellana isolate Shanxi Qingling chromosome 8, ASM756505v1, whole genome shotgun sequence genome:
- the LOC115899269 gene encoding ubiquitin-conjugating enzyme E2 N-like codes for MAGLPRRIIKETQRLLAEPVPGIKAEPDESNARYFHVVIAGPQDSPFEGGTFKLELFLPEEYPKAAPKVRFMTKIYHPNVDNLGRICLDILKDKWSPALQIRTVLLLIQALLSAPNPDDPLANDVAEQWKTNEAQAIETARAWTRLYAMNNI; via the coding sequence ATGGCCGGGCTGCCCCGCAGGATCATCAAGGAAACCCAGCGTTTGCTGGCAGAACCAGTTCCTGGCATCAAAGCAGAACCAGATGAGAGCAACGCCCGTTATTTTCATGTGGTCATTGCTGGCCCTCAAGATTCTCCCTTTGAGGGAGGGACTTTTAAACTTGAACTATTCCTTCCTGAAGAATACCCAAAGGCAGCCCCTAAAGTACGTTTCATGACCAAAATTTATCATCCTAATGTAGACAACTTGGGAAGAATATGTTTAGATATTTTGAAAGATAAGTGGTCCCCAGCACTGCAGATCCGCACAGTTCTGCTATTGATCCAGGCCTTGTTAAGTGCTCCCAATCCAGATGATCCATTAGCAAATGATGTAGCGGAGCAGTGGAAGACCAACGAAGCCCAAGCCATAGAAACAGCTAGAGCATGGACTAGGCTATATGCcatgaataatatttaa